The following are from one region of the Hymenobacter sp. YIM 151858-1 genome:
- a CDS encoding helix-turn-helix domain-containing protein: MTDAEFDILDELYFVTSFSDLQQRTSLSANELEQHLREMLEQGLVRCFWPDPDTELAYEPTLFGAVRQDCFFLASKEGLLQHNTR; encoded by the coding sequence GTGACCGACGCCGAATTCGACATCCTCGACGAACTCTACTTCGTCACTTCTTTTAGCGATTTGCAGCAGCGCACCAGCCTATCGGCCAACGAGTTGGAGCAGCACTTGCGCGAAATGCTCGAGCAGGGCCTGGTGCGGTGCTTCTGGCCCGACCCGGATACCGAGCTGGCCTACGAGCCTACCTTGTTTGGCGCCGTTCGGCAGGATTGCTTTTTCCTGGCCAGCAAAGAGGGCCTGCTTCAACACAACACCCGCTAA
- a CDS encoding PP2C family protein-serine/threonine phosphatase: MPDTLRPLTKEEHLLLKLKERELAALLEITQAINGEPSDENLYKIFQFTLLGQLGVRQLAVYVVEDAQWRCAVAFGPGMPDFRGITLPDQLQRFPPEHPVDVIDLELGRPWDFFATVMPVRQSEQLLGLVFIGPLHQNYTSSLEARREAVTFIDSLSQILFGAVSSRRLMRQQVQAAAVRKEIEIAQEVQAMLFPSKLPNDEHVAVHATYVPHTAVGGDFYDVVPIDKNRFLFCAADVSGKGVGASLLMSNFQAGLRTLLRQQADLATVVGELNNLIFRNSGGDRFITAFFGEYNRTTRELRYVNAGHNDPMLLPDLGHGPVQLLKDGTIMLGVMDELPMLKVGSVQVAAQSMLLCYTDGLTEVFDAHHEEFGETGVLETLETNRYLPLPKLHDELLRRIEAFNVNGNHFADDITILSCRFR; the protein is encoded by the coding sequence ATGCCCGATACTTTGCGTCCGCTCACCAAAGAAGAGCACTTGTTGCTCAAGCTCAAGGAGCGGGAGCTGGCTGCGCTGCTGGAAATAACCCAGGCCATCAACGGCGAGCCAAGCGACGAGAACCTCTACAAGATTTTTCAGTTTACGCTGCTCGGCCAGTTGGGCGTGCGGCAGTTGGCGGTGTATGTGGTGGAGGATGCGCAATGGCGCTGCGCCGTGGCGTTTGGCCCGGGCATGCCCGATTTCCGCGGCATTACGCTGCCCGATCAGCTGCAGCGCTTTCCGCCCGAGCACCCCGTTGATGTAATCGACCTGGAGCTGGGCCGCCCCTGGGATTTTTTCGCTACCGTGATGCCCGTGCGGCAAAGCGAGCAGCTGCTGGGCCTTGTGTTTATCGGGCCGTTGCACCAGAACTACACCAGCTCGCTGGAGGCCCGCCGCGAAGCCGTCACGTTTATCGACTCGTTAAGCCAGATTCTGTTCGGGGCGGTGTCGTCGCGGCGGCTGATGCGCCAACAGGTGCAGGCCGCGGCCGTGCGCAAGGAAATTGAAATTGCGCAGGAGGTGCAGGCCATGCTCTTCCCGAGCAAGCTGCCCAACGATGAGCACGTGGCCGTGCACGCCACGTACGTGCCCCACACGGCCGTCGGCGGCGACTTCTACGACGTGGTGCCCATCGACAAAAACCGCTTCCTGTTTTGCGCGGCCGATGTGTCGGGCAAAGGCGTGGGCGCGTCGTTGCTGATGTCGAACTTCCAGGCCGGCCTGCGCACGCTGCTGCGTCAGCAAGCCGATCTGGCCACGGTGGTAGGAGAGCTGAACAACCTGATCTTCCGCAACTCGGGCGGCGACCGGTTTATCACGGCTTTTTTTGGCGAGTACAACCGCACCACCCGCGAGCTGCGCTACGTAAACGCCGGCCACAACGACCCCATGCTGCTGCCCGACCTAGGGCACGGCCCCGTGCAGTTGCTGAAGGACGGCACCATTATGCTGGGCGTGATGGACGAGCTGCCGATGCTGAAAGTTGGTAGCGTGCAGGTGGCCGCCCAAAGTATGCTGCTCTGCTACACCGATGGCCTGACCGAAGTATTTGATGCTCACCACGAAGAGTTTGGTGAAACCGGGGTGCTCGAAACGCTCGAAACCAACCGCTACCTGCCGCTGCCCAAGCTGCACGACGAGCTGTTGCGCCGCATCGAGGCCTTCAACGTCAACGGCAACCACTTCGCCGACGACATCACCATCCTGAGCTGCCGCTTCCGCTAA
- a CDS encoding GumC domain-containing protein, producing the protein MSARTYSLLGLWPIIHRWKRLVLAAVGFAALVSLVVALLLPNIYKSTAIFYPTNAVYPTNTETSDLDRFITEQGNKREISNRPEDLDRLITIGNSQPVAEQIILKYDLHKRYDVGAPGNELDDQDALEEFSENLDIVHNERDAIELTFLDEDKKLAARIANDLMGMIDSINQQLTLENRRRVLDLYRTRYTYLNKEYTRTKSALITARKRFGIFGMDRESRFLAQEIISTQADMYRAESAGDAGRAAALRRSLRALTEADGGSLINLENYVQGADSISTLEARFEDLQQRLVQAQAAYENAELALKGRVSSLYVVQKAIPAARKSQPVRWLIVASSVLITFVLSVIAVTLIELYRRNLGANRRTYTEDPVLSNTL; encoded by the coding sequence ATGTCCGCACGCACTTATTCGTTACTCGGCCTCTGGCCAATCATTCATCGTTGGAAGCGCCTGGTACTAGCGGCCGTGGGCTTTGCGGCCCTGGTAAGCCTGGTGGTAGCGCTGTTGCTGCCCAATATTTATAAGTCGACGGCTATATTTTACCCCACCAACGCCGTTTATCCCACCAACACCGAAACCTCCGACCTCGACCGTTTTATTACGGAGCAAGGCAACAAGCGCGAAATCAGCAACCGGCCCGAAGACCTCGACCGCCTGATTACCATCGGCAACTCGCAGCCCGTAGCCGAGCAGATCATTCTGAAATACGACCTGCACAAGCGCTACGACGTGGGCGCGCCGGGCAACGAGCTCGACGACCAGGATGCCTTGGAGGAGTTCAGCGAAAACCTCGACATCGTGCACAACGAGCGCGACGCCATTGAGCTGACCTTCCTCGACGAAGACAAGAAGCTGGCCGCCCGTATTGCCAACGACCTGATGGGCATGATCGACTCGATCAACCAGCAGCTTACGCTCGAAAACCGCCGCCGCGTGCTCGATCTGTACCGCACGCGCTACACCTACCTCAACAAGGAGTACACGCGCACCAAAAGCGCCCTGATTACGGCCCGCAAACGCTTCGGTATTTTCGGCATGGACCGCGAATCGCGCTTTCTGGCCCAGGAAATCATCTCGACGCAGGCCGATATGTACCGCGCCGAAAGCGCCGGCGACGCCGGCCGCGCCGCGGCCTTGCGCCGCTCGCTGCGGGCCCTTACCGAGGCCGACGGCGGCAGCCTGATTAACCTGGAGAACTACGTGCAAGGGGCCGACTCGATCAGCACCCTGGAGGCCCGTTTCGAGGACTTGCAGCAGCGCCTGGTACAAGCCCAGGCCGCCTACGAAAACGCCGAGCTGGCCCTGAAAGGGCGCGTCTCGTCGCTGTACGTGGTGCAGAAGGCCATACCGGCGGCGCGCAAGTCGCAGCCGGTGCGCTGGCTGATTGTGGCCTCGTCGGTGCTGATTACGTTCGTGCTGTCGGTAATTGCGGTTACCCTGATTGAGCTGTACCGCCGTAACCTAGGTGCCAACCGCCGCACCTACACCGAGGACCCCGTTCTCTCCAACACCCTATGA
- a CDS encoding oligosaccharide flippase family protein produces the protein MLLNLLVKPGWVVLENVVQDRIGHAAFGTFAALLNFALVLASVSDLGLTQHTTKRVAAEPGFLPEYFPTVLPLRGGLGVLFLGLMVGGGWLIGYRGHTLLLLAVIGLGLLLTQYAQFLRGAVQAHQHFNTDAWLSVLEKLLLFGLVLALLPIGINLENYVGARTVAAVFTFVLLYVLVTRLFGKLAWRPNRVHAGEMLRGSIPFALITLLYGMNERIDMLMVERLSSAREAGYYAGAYRWVDAVMMYLWTVLPLFFAKFAHSLGNRDEQKELLWFGQRVAAVPLLFVCAFVLFRGELLFFQFQNSSFEELQRMTWCAKLLFLNVLVHAFFAIYSTLLTSTNFERPVSWLVAGSIALNIGLNFVLLPRYGAVAGALNTLICAVVISVGYLWLVQYRANIAVPWGLLGRLLAVFVGLCAGWYALQTWAALPWLAESVVAGLVFVGLLFAAGVVRVQELKSLLPRKPAAP, from the coding sequence GTGCTCCTGAACCTGCTGGTGAAGCCGGGTTGGGTGGTGCTCGAGAACGTGGTGCAAGACCGCATCGGGCACGCCGCGTTCGGCACGTTTGCGGCGCTGCTCAACTTTGCTCTGGTGCTGGCCTCGGTATCCGACCTAGGGCTGACGCAGCACACCACCAAGCGCGTAGCCGCCGAGCCGGGTTTTTTGCCCGAGTACTTCCCTACGGTGCTGCCCTTACGCGGGGGGCTGGGGGTGTTGTTTCTGGGGCTGATGGTAGGGGGCGGCTGGCTGATTGGGTACCGCGGGCACACGCTGCTGCTGCTGGCCGTAATTGGCCTGGGGCTGCTGCTCACGCAGTACGCGCAGTTTTTGCGCGGGGCGGTGCAGGCGCATCAGCACTTCAATACCGATGCCTGGCTTTCGGTGCTCGAAAAGCTGCTGCTGTTTGGGCTGGTGCTGGCGCTGCTGCCCATCGGCATCAACCTCGAAAACTACGTAGGCGCCCGCACGGTGGCGGCCGTTTTCACGTTTGTGCTGCTTTATGTGCTGGTAACCAGGTTGTTCGGCAAGCTGGCCTGGCGCCCCAACCGGGTGCACGCCGGCGAAATGCTGCGCGGCAGCATTCCGTTTGCGCTCATCACGTTGCTCTACGGCATGAACGAGCGCATCGACATGCTGATGGTGGAGCGGTTGTCGTCGGCTCGGGAGGCGGGGTATTACGCCGGCGCCTACCGCTGGGTTGATGCCGTAATGATGTACCTCTGGACGGTGCTGCCGCTGTTCTTCGCCAAGTTTGCGCACTCGCTGGGCAACCGCGATGAGCAGAAGGAATTGCTGTGGTTTGGGCAGCGGGTGGCTGCCGTGCCGCTGCTGTTCGTGTGCGCGTTCGTGCTGTTTCGGGGCGAATTGCTCTTCTTCCAGTTCCAGAACAGCAGCTTCGAGGAGCTGCAGCGCATGACGTGGTGCGCCAAGCTGCTCTTCCTGAACGTGCTGGTGCACGCGTTTTTCGCCATCTACAGCACCTTGCTTACCAGCACCAACTTCGAGCGGCCGGTAAGCTGGCTCGTGGCCGGCAGCATAGCCCTCAACATCGGGCTCAACTTCGTGCTGCTGCCTAGGTACGGGGCGGTGGCGGGGGCGCTCAACACGCTCATCTGCGCGGTGGTAATATCGGTGGGGTACCTTTGGCTGGTGCAGTACCGCGCCAACATTGCGGTGCCCTGGGGTTTGCTGGGCCGTTTGCTCGCGGTATTTGTGGGCTTGTGCGCCGGCTGGTATGCGCTGCAAACCTGGGCGGCGCTGCCGTGGCTGGCCGAAAGCGTGGTGGCCGGGCTGGTGTTTGTGGGCTTGCTGTTTGCCGCCGGCGTGGTGCGGGTTCAGGAGCTCAAATCACTGCTCCCGCGCAAGCCTGCGGCGCCCTAG
- a CDS encoding O-antigen ligase family protein, giving the protein MMQLLARLRPRDTAERVFVAFVLLLVLGGAIGLGFESPLGLAPALLAIGVGVLLVDWRWIYYTLLCTLAFSREIPLPGGLSLDVPSEPMMLVLLGCLGVAVLTGRSTLTARQLAHPIVVILLLMLLWSAVSMLFSVDTTKSVKYLLAKTWYIGPFLLITLMLVRTPTDVWRIAACHTASACLTVLYAAPRHATKGFSFADINWALQPFYINHVIYATVLAMMLPYAWYAARGTQGVWRWLWRVAVGVMVFGLLTSYTRASIMSIPIAALYYLVLRWRYTRVALVAALLSVSAGVLYFVQQNNFMLYAPDYEKTIFNGDDFGKHIAATYNLQDLSGMERVYRWVAAARMVSEKPLTGSGPATFYPEYKRYTLKSFRTFVSDNPERSTTHNYFLLQLAEQGVPGCLLFVTLLSATLLLAEHLYHRAASRPEVRQVVLAASLSLVVIIFHLTLNELIEVDKIGSFFFIGLAVLMKCQEWLRNAPAQTEPQP; this is encoded by the coding sequence ATGATGCAACTGCTGGCGCGGTTGCGCCCGCGCGATACCGCCGAACGCGTTTTTGTGGCCTTTGTGCTGCTGCTCGTGCTGGGCGGGGCCATTGGCCTGGGCTTCGAGTCGCCGCTGGGCCTGGCGCCGGCGCTGCTGGCCATCGGCGTGGGGGTGCTGCTCGTCGACTGGCGCTGGATTTACTACACGCTGCTGTGCACGCTGGCTTTCTCGCGTGAGATTCCGCTGCCCGGCGGCCTTAGCCTCGACGTACCCTCCGAACCCATGATGCTGGTGCTGCTCGGCTGCCTCGGCGTGGCGGTGCTTACCGGGCGCAGCACCCTCACGGCGCGGCAGCTTGCCCACCCCATCGTGGTGATTCTGCTGCTGATGCTGCTGTGGTCGGCGGTGTCGATGCTGTTTTCGGTTGATACCACCAAGTCGGTTAAGTACCTGCTGGCCAAAACGTGGTACATCGGGCCGTTTCTGCTGATTACGCTGATGCTGGTGCGCACGCCCACCGATGTGTGGCGTATTGCGGCCTGCCACACGGCCTCGGCCTGCCTTACGGTGCTGTACGCCGCGCCTCGGCACGCCACCAAGGGCTTCAGCTTCGCCGACATCAACTGGGCCCTGCAGCCCTTCTACATCAACCACGTAATCTACGCTACGGTGCTGGCCATGATGCTGCCCTACGCGTGGTACGCGGCGCGCGGTACGCAGGGCGTATGGCGGTGGCTGTGGCGCGTGGCGGTGGGCGTTATGGTGTTCGGGTTGCTTACGTCCTACACGCGGGCTTCCATCATGTCGATACCCATTGCAGCACTGTATTACCTGGTGCTGCGGTGGCGCTACACCCGCGTGGCGCTTGTTGCTGCGCTGCTGAGCGTGTCGGCGGGGGTGCTGTACTTCGTGCAGCAAAACAACTTCATGCTGTACGCGCCCGACTACGAGAAAACCATCTTCAACGGCGACGACTTCGGGAAGCACATTGCCGCTACGTACAACCTGCAGGACCTCTCGGGCATGGAGCGCGTGTACCGCTGGGTGGCCGCGGCCCGCATGGTGAGCGAAAAGCCCCTGACCGGCAGCGGCCCGGCCACGTTTTACCCCGAGTACAAGCGCTACACCCTCAAGAGCTTCCGCACGTTTGTATCGGACAACCCGGAGCGCTCCACCACGCACAACTACTTTCTGCTGCAGCTGGCCGAGCAGGGCGTGCCCGGCTGCCTGCTGTTCGTAACGCTGCTCTCGGCCACGCTGCTGCTGGCCGAGCATCTGTACCACCGGGCAGCCAGCCGCCCCGAGGTACGGCAGGTGGTGCTGGCGGCTTCGCTCTCGCTGGTCGTCATCATATTTCACCTCACACTCAACGAGTTGATTGAGGTAGACAAAATCGGCTCGTTCTTCTTCATCGGGCTGGCCGTGCTGATGAAGTGCCAGGAATGGCTGCGCAACGCACCCGCACAAACCGAGCCGCAGCCCTAG
- a CDS encoding ABC transporter permease has translation MAAPVATHPAAPVRTPGYYVRQRLLGNTPAMAGLLFIGLCTLVALLGYLVLPDATPNANNGLVQLQKQPPGFRATILRLPLTDSVAENPSLLQRWLGGTPARYEEVPIGGWRVAGDTLIAQPYQAKGALAEAPRRYVLSQVTGRSGPAAELRQQIEQQHIIERTYWLGTDKAGRDELSRLLLGTRISLGIGLVAVLISLLIGVAVGAVAGYTGGWLDSLLLGVMTVVWSIPGIMLVIAISLAFGSKGVWTSFVAVGLTMWVDVARVVRGQLLSLREKTFVEAGRVLGLPTGRLLVRHLLPNLLGPLIVIATSNFAAAILLEAGLSFLGLGVQPPAPSWGLMVNEGFQLLGTRAGLWLTLLPGLAISLLVLSFNLLGNGLRDAYDPKTPIQ, from the coding sequence ATGGCGGCTCCCGTAGCAACTCACCCGGCCGCGCCGGTGCGCACCCCCGGCTACTACGTTCGGCAGCGGCTGCTCGGCAACACGCCCGCCATGGCGGGGCTGTTGTTTATCGGCCTGTGCACGCTGGTGGCGCTGCTGGGCTACCTCGTGCTGCCCGATGCCACGCCCAACGCCAACAACGGCCTGGTGCAGCTGCAAAAACAGCCGCCGGGTTTCCGGGCTACCATTCTGCGCCTTCCCCTTACCGATTCGGTTGCTGAAAACCCCTCGCTGCTGCAGCGCTGGCTGGGCGGCACGCCCGCCCGCTACGAGGAGGTGCCCATTGGCGGCTGGCGCGTGGCCGGCGATACGCTTATTGCCCAGCCATACCAGGCCAAAGGCGCCTTGGCCGAAGCCCCGCGGCGCTACGTGCTTAGCCAGGTAACCGGCCGCTCCGGGCCCGCCGCCGAGCTGCGCCAGCAGATCGAGCAACAGCACATTATCGAGCGTACCTACTGGCTCGGCACCGACAAAGCCGGCCGCGACGAGCTGAGCCGGTTGCTGCTGGGTACGCGCATCTCCCTGGGTATCGGCCTGGTGGCGGTGCTCATTTCGTTGCTGATCGGGGTGGCCGTGGGCGCCGTTGCCGGTTATACCGGCGGCTGGCTCGATTCGCTCCTGCTTGGGGTAATGACGGTGGTGTGGAGCATTCCGGGCATCATGCTGGTTATTGCTATTTCGCTGGCGTTCGGCTCCAAAGGCGTCTGGACATCCTTTGTGGCTGTGGGACTTACGATGTGGGTAGATGTGGCCCGCGTGGTGCGCGGTCAACTGCTGAGCCTGCGCGAAAAAACCTTCGTGGAGGCTGGCCGCGTATTAGGATTGCCAACCGGCCGGCTGTTGGTGCGCCATCTGCTGCCCAATTTGCTTGGGCCGCTGATCGTAATTGCCACTTCCAACTTTGCCGCGGCCATTTTGCTGGAGGCGGGCCTGAGCTTTCTGGGCTTGGGCGTGCAGCCGCCGGCACCCTCGTGGGGCCTTATGGTAAACGAAGGCTTTCAGCTGCTGGGCACCCGCGCCGGCTTGTGGCTTACGCTGCTGCCGGGCCTTGCCATTAGCCTGCTGGTGCTTAGCTTTAACTTACTTGGCAACGGACTCCGAGACGCCTACGATCCAAAAACGCCCATTCAGTGA
- a CDS encoding PhzF family phenazine biosynthesis protein, translating to MTLPIYQVDAFTDKVFAGNPAAVCPLTEWMPAETMQAIAAENNLAETAFFVPRAGAAAEYELRWFTPAVEVALCGHATLATAHVLFRHLGAAAEELTFYSQSGPLRVRQQPNGQLTLDFPAQPPQHLEHHPDGLLDGLRATPLSIHAGPDLIAVFDTEAEVRALRPSMTHLAKVEYRGVIATAPGSNGVDFVSRWFGPRVGVPEDPVTGSGHTQLVPYWAGRLGKTTFHARQVSPRSGDLWCELRGERVLMSGYAVTYLRGEIEFS from the coding sequence ATGACGCTTCCCATCTACCAGGTCGACGCCTTTACCGATAAAGTATTTGCCGGCAACCCTGCCGCCGTGTGCCCGCTCACGGAGTGGATGCCCGCCGAAACCATGCAGGCCATTGCCGCCGAAAACAACCTCGCCGAAACCGCCTTTTTCGTGCCGCGCGCCGGCGCCGCGGCCGAGTACGAGCTGCGCTGGTTTACGCCCGCCGTGGAGGTAGCCCTGTGCGGCCATGCCACCCTTGCCACGGCCCACGTGCTGTTCCGGCACCTAGGCGCCGCCGCCGAGGAGCTTACCTTCTACTCGCAGAGCGGCCCGTTGCGCGTGCGCCAGCAGCCCAACGGCCAGCTCACCCTCGATTTTCCGGCCCAACCGCCGCAGCACCTGGAGCACCACCCCGATGGCTTGCTCGACGGCCTGCGCGCCACGCCCCTGAGCATTCATGCCGGTCCCGATTTGATTGCCGTTTTCGACACCGAAGCCGAGGTGCGCGCCCTGCGCCCCAGCATGACGCACCTGGCCAAAGTAGAGTACCGCGGCGTAATTGCCACCGCGCCCGGCTCCAACGGCGTCGATTTTGTGTCGCGGTGGTTTGGCCCCCGCGTGGGCGTACCCGAAGACCCCGTTACCGGCTCGGGCCACACCCAGCTGGTGCCGTACTGGGCCGGGCGCCTCGGCAAAACCACCTTCCACGCCCGGCAAGTATCGCCCCGCAGCGGCGACCTGTGGTGCGAGCTGCGCGGCGAGCGGGTGCTGATGAGCGGCTACGCCGTTACCTACCTGCGCGGCGAGATTGAGTTCAGCTAG
- a CDS encoding flippase-like domain-containing protein has translation MVLGKLAVTGLTLWLLWQSVVADAATAAAWRGLITDAKRGPAVLALLLVPLNWALEAWKWWRLARHLEPVSFARSFRAVLVGLTLGFVTPNRVGDYAGRLLELKNRRPEALGAVFLGRYCQLIITLLAGAAGGLYFVARAIGHTYPAVVGGLVLTAVLGAGLLLLPLYRSRYLLEAVLQWRPLGRFRRYVANLPHYPARVLHEVLLVSGLRYAVFTAQFGLLLWAYGAQAPLGAALAAIAGTFLLKSLVPSLNALTDVGARELSATHLFGLLGLPVLPVLSASLSLWVLNIALPSAAGLLFVLRLKVLRRNRKHRKQLRVV, from the coding sequence GTGGTGCTCGGCAAGCTGGCCGTAACGGGCCTTACGCTGTGGCTGCTGTGGCAATCGGTAGTGGCCGATGCCGCTACCGCGGCGGCGTGGCGCGGGCTGATTACCGACGCCAAGCGCGGCCCCGCCGTGCTGGCCTTGCTGCTGGTGCCCCTCAACTGGGCCTTGGAAGCCTGGAAGTGGTGGCGCCTGGCGCGGCACCTCGAGCCCGTATCGTTTGCGCGCAGCTTCCGGGCGGTGCTGGTGGGGCTTACCCTGGGTTTCGTAACCCCCAACCGCGTGGGCGATTACGCCGGCCGCCTGCTCGAGCTGAAAAACCGCCGGCCCGAAGCCCTGGGGGCCGTGTTCCTGGGGCGCTACTGCCAGCTGATTATTACGCTGTTGGCCGGTGCGGCGGGCGGGCTCTACTTTGTGGCGCGGGCCATCGGCCACACGTACCCCGCGGTAGTGGGCGGCCTGGTGCTCACGGCCGTGCTGGGCGCGGGCCTGCTGCTGTTGCCGCTCTACCGCAGCCGCTATTTGCTGGAGGCCGTGCTGCAATGGCGGCCCCTGGGTAGGTTTAGGCGCTACGTGGCCAATTTGCCGCACTACCCGGCCCGGGTGCTCCACGAGGTGCTGCTGGTTTCGGGGCTGCGCTACGCGGTGTTCACGGCGCAATTTGGCTTGCTGCTGTGGGCCTACGGCGCGCAGGCGCCCCTAGGTGCCGCGTTGGCCGCCATTGCCGGCACCTTCCTGCTGAAGTCGTTGGTGCCCTCGCTCAACGCGCTTACCGATGTGGGCGCCCGCGAGCTATCGGCCACGCATTTGTTTGGCCTGCTGGGTTTGCCGGTGCTGCCCGTGCTCAGCGCCAGCCTTAGCCTGTGGGTGCTCAACATTGCCTTGCCCAGCGCGGCGGGCCTGCTGTTTGTGCTACGGCTGAAGGTGCTTCGGCGCAACCGCAAGCACCGTAAGCAGCTGCGCGTGGTATGA
- the ruvC gene encoding crossover junction endodeoxyribonuclease RuvC — protein sequence MATYPSPAPLDLPKIIMGIDPGTQIMGYAVIEVTGQRVQVLRYDVINLKAFGSNHAVKLKKIFDRMIQLIEEYLPDELAIEAPFYGANVQSMLKLGRAQGVAIAACLSRDIPFVEYAPTKVKQSVTGSGAASKEQVAHMLRQTLTLPPMEEAPKLLDATDALAVALCHHYQKGNNVKAGGKSWGKFLAENPDKMAAPVAGKKAVAARAKPVAKA from the coding sequence ATGGCTACTTACCCCTCCCCCGCTCCGCTCGACCTGCCCAAGATCATTATGGGCATCGACCCCGGCACCCAGATTATGGGCTACGCCGTAATTGAGGTCACCGGCCAGCGGGTGCAGGTGCTCCGCTACGACGTCATCAACCTTAAGGCGTTTGGCTCGAATCACGCAGTAAAACTAAAGAAGATCTTCGACCGGATGATTCAGCTGATCGAGGAGTACCTCCCCGACGAGCTGGCCATCGAGGCTCCCTTTTACGGGGCCAACGTGCAAAGTATGCTGAAACTGGGCCGGGCGCAGGGCGTGGCCATTGCTGCCTGCCTCTCGCGCGACATCCCGTTTGTGGAGTACGCCCCCACCAAGGTAAAGCAGTCGGTTACGGGTTCGGGCGCCGCCAGCAAAGAGCAAGTGGCCCACATGCTGCGCCAAACCCTCACGCTGCCGCCCATGGAAGAAGCTCCGAAGCTGCTCGACGCCACCGATGCCCTGGCCGTGGCCCTGTGCCACCACTACCAAAAAGGCAACAACGTGAAAGCCGGCGGCAAAAGCTGGGGCAAGTTTCTGGCCGAAAACCCCGATAAAATGGCTGCACCCGTGGCCGGCAAAAAAGCCGTGGCCGCCCGCGCAAAGCCGGTGGCCAAGGCCTAG
- a CDS encoding glycosyltransferase produces MMLPHWLAAVVCVPTAVYAAAFWQYRRHWLQLPALAKEPEPPRAQATTQGEKPTVSVLIAARNEAANLPQLLADLGRQTYLHEGGRFEVIVVDDHSADDTAAVVQAAAARSQYPLRLLRLAEQSGNLTGKKAAIETAIAQARAPWVLCTDADCRVPAGWLAAYAQAFSKEQLQFVSGPVLLTGKGLLAALQGLELAALVGTGAASIAAGAPTMCNGANLAYRRSAFYAVGGFGGNAHLPSGDDEFLLHKISAAYPQGIRFLKHPDATVRTAAQPALGALLQQRVRWASKWRHYQSGASRWLAVLVLAANLSLWALVGLLCWQAAVWPWVLVGWGLKLGADVAFLRPVLRFFGRQNWLKLVPLLQVMYPPYALAVGLLGLRGGYRWKGRQVAVKSAEIPRSATVEATNE; encoded by the coding sequence ATGATGCTGCCTCACTGGCTGGCTGCCGTAGTGTGCGTGCCCACGGCTGTTTACGCGGCCGCCTTCTGGCAATACCGCCGCCATTGGTTGCAGCTGCCAGCGCTTGCCAAAGAGCCTGAACCACCTAGGGCGCAAGCCACAACGCAAGGGGAGAAGCCGACTGTCTCGGTGCTGATTGCCGCCCGCAACGAGGCTGCCAACCTGCCGCAGCTCCTCGCCGACCTAGGCCGGCAAACCTACCTGCACGAAGGCGGCCGCTTCGAGGTAATCGTGGTGGACGACCATTCGGCCGACGATACGGCCGCAGTAGTGCAGGCCGCGGCCGCGCGCAGCCAATATCCGCTGCGGTTGTTGCGCCTCGCCGAACAATCAGGCAACCTTACCGGCAAGAAAGCCGCCATCGAAACCGCTATTGCGCAGGCCCGCGCGCCGTGGGTGCTCTGCACCGATGCCGATTGCCGCGTACCCGCGGGGTGGCTGGCGGCTTATGCTCAGGCGTTCAGCAAGGAGCAGCTGCAATTTGTAAGCGGCCCGGTACTGCTTACCGGCAAAGGCCTGTTGGCTGCTTTACAAGGCCTCGAGCTGGCTGCTTTGGTAGGTACTGGCGCGGCCAGCATTGCTGCCGGCGCGCCCACCATGTGCAACGGCGCCAACCTGGCGTACCGCCGCTCGGCTTTCTACGCGGTGGGTGGTTTTGGCGGCAATGCCCACCTGCCCAGCGGCGACGACGAGTTTCTGCTGCACAAAATATCGGCTGCTTACCCACAGGGTATTCGGTTTCTGAAGCACCCCGATGCTACCGTGCGTACCGCCGCGCAGCCTGCCCTAGGTGCTTTGCTGCAGCAGCGGGTGCGGTGGGCCAGCAAATGGCGGCACTACCAAAGCGGGGCGTCGCGGTGGTTGGCCGTGTTGGTGCTGGCGGCCAACCTTAGCTTGTGGGCGTTGGTAGGGCTGCTGTGCTGGCAAGCGGCGGTGTGGCCTTGGGTGCTGGTTGGCTGGGGCCTGAAGCTGGGTGCCGACGTAGCTTTTCTGCGACCGGTGCTGCGGTTTTTCGGACGCCAAAACTGGCTTAAGCTGGTGCCACTGTTGCAGGTGATGTACCCGCCTTACGCACTAGCGGTAGGCCTCCTGGGTCTGCGCGGCGGCTACCGCTGGAAAGGGCGCCAGGTGGCCGTAAAATCCGCCGAAATACCTAGGTCGGCAACGGTCGAAGCAACCAATGAGTAA